A genome region from Hymenobacter tibetensis includes the following:
- a CDS encoding TldD/PmbA family protein, producing MAILSQDEAQAILKKVLSFSTADECAGQLNGRTTGNIRYARNNVSTAGSSDNVSLSVEARFGKRSGVATCNQFDDATLRRCVQRAEEIAKLAPEDPEYMPMLGQQQFLTPNSYAAATAGITADFRAQVAADSIALCEPRKLTAAGYLEDGPSFVAIRNNKGLEGYQQFTQLDYSVTVRTADGTGSGYAVADYTDVAKFNAKTLTSIAATKAAGSVGAKAIEPGKYTVILEPAALVSDEGILNRMIYALGAREADEGRSFLSKKGGGNKLGEKMFDPRVTIYSDPLNATAPGRVFDDEGMPVKRMTWVEKGVMKNLYYSRYWAEKSKKPATAFPGGFIMEGGTQSVDDLIKGTAKGILVTRLWYIRDVDPQTLLVTGLTRDGTFYIENGKIKHPIKNMRFNESPVIMLNNIEAMGKSVRLGGNMVPPLKIRDFTFTSLSDAV from the coding sequence ATGGCAATACTTTCTCAAGACGAAGCGCAGGCCATCCTTAAAAAGGTCCTGAGCTTCAGCACCGCCGACGAGTGCGCGGGCCAGCTCAATGGCCGCACCACCGGCAACATTCGTTACGCTCGCAACAACGTGAGCACCGCCGGCTCGTCCGACAACGTGAGCCTGTCCGTAGAAGCCCGGTTCGGTAAACGCTCAGGTGTGGCCACCTGCAACCAGTTCGACGATGCCACCCTGCGGCGGTGCGTGCAGCGGGCCGAAGAAATTGCCAAGCTGGCCCCCGAAGACCCCGAATATATGCCCATGCTCGGGCAGCAGCAGTTCCTCACGCCCAACAGTTACGCCGCGGCCACAGCCGGCATCACGGCCGACTTCCGCGCTCAAGTGGCCGCCGACAGCATTGCGCTCTGCGAACCTCGTAAGCTCACAGCCGCTGGCTACCTCGAAGACGGCCCAAGTTTCGTGGCTATCCGCAACAACAAAGGACTGGAAGGCTACCAGCAATTCACGCAGCTAGATTATTCGGTAACGGTGCGCACTGCCGATGGCACTGGCTCGGGCTACGCCGTGGCCGACTACACCGACGTAGCTAAGTTCAACGCCAAGACGCTCACCAGCATTGCCGCCACCAAAGCTGCAGGTTCGGTAGGGGCCAAGGCCATCGAGCCCGGCAAATACACCGTTATTCTGGAGCCCGCCGCCCTGGTTTCCGATGAAGGCATTCTGAACCGCATGATCTATGCCCTGGGGGCCCGCGAAGCCGACGAAGGCCGCAGCTTCCTCAGCAAAAAAGGCGGTGGCAACAAGCTCGGCGAAAAGATGTTCGACCCGCGCGTGACCATCTACTCCGACCCGCTCAACGCCACGGCTCCCGGCCGCGTATTCGACGACGAAGGGATGCCCGTTAAGCGCATGACGTGGGTGGAGAAAGGCGTGATGAAGAACCTGTACTACTCGCGCTACTGGGCCGAGAAAAGCAAGAAGCCCGCCACGGCCTTCCCCGGCGGTTTCATCATGGAAGGTGGCACCCAGAGCGTTGATGACCTCATTAAAGGCACGGCTAAAGGCATCCTGGTCACGCGCCTCTGGTACATCCGCGACGTTGACCCGCAGACACTCCTTGTCACCGGCCTCACCCGCGACGGAACCTTCTACATCGAAAACGGCAAGATCAAGCACCCCATCAAGAACATGCGCTTCAACGAAAGCCCGGTTATCATGCTCAACAACATCGAGGCCATGGGCAAGTCGGTGCGCTTGGGCGGCAACATGGTGCCCCCGTTGAAGATTCGGGACTTCACCTTCACTAGCCTCTCCGACGCGGTGTAA
- a CDS encoding TldD/PmbA family protein — protein MKRRDFVGLTGLATGALFLPTVPGLGGNPVDPARLLIAADPAVNKRLADAALNAAKAAGATYTDVRIGRYLNQSIFTREKQVQNIASGESFGAGVRVIANGTWGFAATNTVTEAGLAKAAQLAVQIAKANSKVQKEQVKLAPQQGYGTVSWKTPIQQNAFEVPVKQKVELLLAANAKALENGASFVNSSLFQINEQKYFASTDGSYIDQDVHRIWPTLSVTAIDKASGKFRSRDAMSAPMGLGYEYLTPKAADKIPGPAGSDVIGYKNSYDILEDAAAAAKHARAKLTAKSVVPGKYDLVLDPNHLGLTIHESVGHPTELDRVLGYEANYAGTSFATQEWKAKNIPFGSKQVNIVADKLQPGSLGAVGYDDEGVKTKQWDLIKEGKLVDYQKIRDQAHIVGQKESDGCCYADSWSSVQFQRMPNVSLQPGKEKMSVDEMVSKVDKGIFIAGRGSYSIDQQRYNFQFGGQVFYAIDKGKITGMLEDVAYQANTQEFWNSCAGSCDQSDYRLFGSFFDGKGQPSQVSAVSHGSATTRFNGVNVINTARKIG, from the coding sequence TTGAAAAGACGTGATTTTGTCGGCCTTACTGGCTTGGCTACCGGGGCACTTTTTCTGCCCACCGTTCCGGGCTTGGGTGGCAACCCAGTGGATCCGGCTCGACTGCTGATAGCCGCAGACCCCGCCGTTAATAAGCGCTTAGCCGATGCCGCCCTGAATGCGGCCAAAGCGGCGGGTGCTACCTATACTGATGTACGGATTGGCCGCTACCTCAACCAAAGCATCTTCACCCGCGAAAAACAAGTCCAGAACATAGCCAGCGGTGAAAGCTTCGGTGCGGGCGTTCGGGTTATTGCCAACGGTACTTGGGGATTTGCGGCTACCAATACGGTGACGGAGGCTGGCCTCGCCAAAGCGGCACAACTAGCCGTGCAGATTGCCAAGGCCAACTCGAAAGTGCAGAAAGAGCAAGTGAAACTGGCACCCCAGCAGGGCTACGGCACGGTAAGCTGGAAAACGCCGATTCAGCAAAATGCTTTTGAAGTACCGGTGAAGCAGAAAGTAGAACTACTGCTGGCGGCCAATGCCAAAGCACTAGAGAATGGCGCCTCCTTCGTCAATTCCTCGCTGTTCCAGATCAACGAGCAGAAGTATTTCGCCAGCACCGACGGCTCCTACATCGACCAGGATGTGCATCGCATTTGGCCAACCTTAAGCGTGACGGCTATCGATAAGGCCTCGGGTAAGTTCCGCTCCCGGGATGCTATGTCGGCCCCGATGGGCTTGGGTTACGAGTATCTGACACCAAAAGCTGCTGATAAGATTCCGGGCCCGGCTGGCTCCGACGTTATTGGCTACAAAAACAGCTACGACATTCTGGAGGATGCGGCCGCCGCTGCCAAACATGCCCGCGCGAAGCTAACGGCTAAGAGCGTGGTGCCCGGCAAGTATGACCTGGTACTCGACCCCAACCACCTCGGCCTGACCATTCATGAGTCGGTGGGCCACCCTACCGAGCTGGACCGGGTGCTCGGTTACGAAGCCAATTACGCCGGTACTTCTTTTGCCACTCAGGAATGGAAGGCCAAGAATATCCCGTTCGGTTCCAAGCAAGTCAACATTGTAGCCGACAAGCTCCAGCCCGGTTCTTTGGGCGCGGTTGGGTATGATGATGAGGGCGTGAAAACCAAGCAGTGGGACCTCATCAAAGAAGGCAAGCTCGTCGATTACCAGAAGATTCGCGACCAAGCGCACATCGTTGGCCAGAAGGAATCGGATGGATGCTGCTACGCGGATTCGTGGAGTTCGGTGCAGTTCCAGCGCATGCCCAACGTGAGCTTGCAGCCGGGCAAAGAGAAGATGAGCGTGGACGAGATGGTAAGCAAGGTAGATAAAGGCATCTTCATTGCTGGCCGCGGCTCCTACTCTATCGACCAGCAGCGCTACAACTTCCAGTTTGGCGGGCAGGTGTTCTACGCCATCGACAAAGGCAAGATTACGGGCATGCTCGAAGACGTGGCCTACCAGGCCAACACGCAAGAGTTCTGGAACTCCTGCGCTGGCTCCTGCGACCAGTCCGACTACCGCCTATTTGGGTCGTTCTTCGACGGCAAAGGGCAGCCGAGCCAAGTATCGGCGGTGAGCCACGGTTCGGCCACCACCCGTTTCAACGGTGTTAATGTCATCAATACAGCCCGGAAAATTGGTTGA
- a CDS encoding RagB/SusD family nutrient uptake outer membrane protein, which produces MKSSLKKILTAGACTSALAFSLFSCQSDLLDPVPTTLYPQEVVFDTPARVLLQVNSLYSYVKVGNFLGGRYQVYSDVRANDFINRTNNGVTALGVWNHTLNETSQNDVWNLWTAGYAAINQANLFLAGLEANTAKFAATPFPANYNGTVAQYRAEARLLRALSYYSLLQLYARPYTDGNGSKPGLPLRLQPETDGTNNDLARSTVGEVYTQILADLDSAEAKLPLTYGASAATLNVTRAHRNTAIALKTRVYLSMGRYADVIREANKIVPTAAPFVAPSGVRHELNPSITAVFTAPQETSESILSFPFTAQNAPGTQNQLAFYYRPASVGNGEYFLNNGAGGILNNAGFRQTDVRRTSLITPLVSMTGTTYYLNKYPNGTPYTDKAPVIRYAEVMLSLAEARFRTVGPTDPQAVALLNAVLQRSNPIPTPATNPPTPPVTYPEFTSTAQAVDAVLLERRIEFLGEGIRNIDLMRNLLPIPAKGTVSAVSPTDPASRNYIWPIPSTELATNRLMTRNE; this is translated from the coding sequence ATGAAGTCATCACTTAAAAAAATACTTACCGCCGGAGCATGCACCTCTGCGCTGGCGTTCAGCTTATTCTCCTGCCAGTCCGATCTATTGGACCCGGTACCTACCACTTTGTATCCACAGGAAGTGGTATTCGACACGCCAGCACGTGTGCTGTTGCAAGTCAATAGCCTGTATTCCTATGTGAAAGTGGGCAACTTCTTGGGCGGACGCTACCAGGTGTATAGTGATGTGCGGGCCAATGATTTTATCAACCGTACCAACAACGGCGTAACAGCGCTGGGGGTATGGAACCACACTCTCAATGAGACTTCTCAGAACGATGTCTGGAACCTATGGACGGCTGGTTATGCAGCTATCAACCAGGCCAACTTGTTTTTGGCGGGTCTTGAGGCCAACACGGCCAAGTTTGCGGCCACTCCTTTTCCAGCCAACTACAACGGCACCGTTGCCCAATACCGAGCCGAAGCGCGCCTGCTACGTGCCCTGAGTTACTACTCGCTGTTGCAGTTATACGCCCGGCCTTATACCGACGGCAATGGCAGCAAGCCTGGCCTCCCGCTGCGCTTACAGCCCGAAACGGACGGCACCAACAACGACCTAGCCCGCAGCACCGTGGGGGAGGTATACACCCAGATTCTGGCCGACCTCGATTCAGCTGAGGCAAAGCTTCCGCTTACTTATGGTGCCTCGGCTGCTACGCTCAATGTGACGCGCGCGCACCGCAACACAGCTATTGCGCTAAAAACACGGGTGTACTTAAGTATGGGCCGCTATGCCGACGTAATCAGGGAGGCTAATAAGATAGTGCCGACTGCTGCTCCTTTTGTTGCGCCTTCGGGCGTGAGACACGAGCTGAATCCTTCCATAACGGCCGTATTTACGGCTCCACAGGAAACCTCCGAAAGCATTCTGAGTTTCCCATTTACAGCCCAGAATGCACCGGGCACGCAGAACCAATTGGCGTTCTACTACCGTCCGGCCTCAGTAGGCAATGGGGAATACTTCCTCAACAACGGCGCCGGCGGTATCCTGAACAACGCAGGTTTCCGGCAGACCGATGTGCGTCGTACCAGCCTGATTACGCCGCTGGTTAGCATGACCGGCACGACTTACTACCTGAACAAGTACCCGAACGGTACACCTTACACCGACAAGGCACCCGTCATTCGCTATGCGGAAGTTATGCTGAGCTTGGCCGAAGCCCGCTTTCGCACAGTTGGCCCCACCGATCCGCAGGCAGTGGCCCTGTTGAATGCCGTGCTTCAACGCTCCAATCCAATTCCAACTCCTGCGACCAATCCACCAACTCCTCCTGTCACGTACCCAGAATTCACCTCTACGGCGCAAGCTGTTGATGCTGTGTTGCTGGAACGCCGTATCGAGTTTCTAGGGGAAGGTATCCGCAACATCGACCTCATGCGGAATTTGCTGCCGATTCCGGCTAAGGGTACCGTTAGTGCGGTTTCCCCTACTGATCCTGCTTCGCGCAATTACATCTGGCCTATTCCAAGCACGGAATTGGCAACCAACCGCTTGATGACGCGCAACGAGTAG
- a CDS encoding TldD/PmbA family protein — protein MAILSQDESQAILKKVLSFSTSDECEATLSGSNGGNVRSARNAISTSGAADDVSLAVEARFGKRSGVATCNEFDDATLRRCVQRAEEIAKLAPESPEYMPLLGAQTYIAAPKSFAASTAGITPDFRATQIGKTMKICDEKKVTSAAFLNDEAGFVAKRNNKGLEAYQQYTNLSFSITVRTPDGTGSGYATGDYNDAAGFDAGTLTQVAADKAAMSRNAKAIEPGKYTVILEPAALVANTDASLLAALMNALDARNADEGRSFLSKKGGGNRKGEKLFDERVTIYSDPTNAEIASLTFAGDGRPQKKMTWIEKGVVKNLYTSRFWAQKAGIPDIPRPGGWIMEGGTQSVQDMIKGTAKGILVTRLWYIRPVDPQTLLYTGLTRDGTFYIENGKIKHPVKNFRFNESPIIMLNNLEAIGKPVRVNGNLVPPLKIRDFTFTSLSDAV, from the coding sequence ATGGCAATTCTTTCCCAAGACGAATCCCAGGCCATCCTTAAGAAGGTCCTTAGTTTCAGTACCTCCGACGAGTGTGAAGCTACGCTCAGCGGCAGCAACGGCGGCAACGTCCGCTCGGCCCGCAACGCCATCAGTACCAGCGGTGCTGCTGATGACGTGAGCTTAGCGGTGGAAGCGCGGTTCGGCAAACGCTCGGGTGTAGCCACTTGCAACGAGTTCGACGATGCCACGCTGCGCCGCTGCGTGCAACGGGCCGAAGAAATTGCCAAGCTGGCCCCCGAGAGCCCAGAGTACATGCCCCTGCTCGGAGCCCAGACGTATATTGCTGCTCCCAAGTCGTTTGCAGCGTCCACGGCCGGCATCACCCCCGACTTCCGCGCAACGCAGATCGGTAAAACCATGAAGATCTGCGACGAGAAAAAAGTGACTTCGGCTGCTTTCCTCAACGACGAAGCCGGCTTTGTGGCCAAGCGCAACAACAAAGGCCTGGAAGCCTATCAGCAGTACACCAACTTGTCGTTCAGCATCACGGTACGTACCCCCGACGGGACTGGCTCCGGCTACGCCACTGGTGATTACAACGATGCCGCCGGATTCGACGCTGGCACCCTGACGCAAGTAGCGGCCGACAAGGCTGCTATGTCGCGCAATGCCAAAGCCATTGAGCCCGGCAAGTACACCGTTATTCTGGAGCCTGCGGCCTTGGTAGCCAATACCGACGCCTCGTTGCTGGCGGCTTTAATGAACGCGCTGGATGCTCGCAACGCCGACGAAGGCCGCAGCTTCCTCAGCAAAAAAGGCGGCGGTAACCGCAAAGGCGAAAAGCTGTTCGACGAGCGGGTAACCATCTACTCAGACCCCACCAACGCCGAAATTGCCAGCCTCACGTTTGCTGGCGACGGTCGTCCGCAGAAGAAGATGACTTGGATTGAGAAGGGCGTAGTGAAAAACCTCTACACGTCTCGGTTTTGGGCCCAGAAAGCGGGTATTCCAGACATTCCACGGCCCGGCGGCTGGATCATGGAAGGCGGCACCCAGAGCGTACAAGACATGATTAAGGGTACTGCCAAAGGTATTCTCGTGACGCGTCTGTGGTACATCCGCCCCGTTGACCCGCAGACGCTGCTGTACACGGGCCTCACCCGCGACGGAACCTTCTATATCGAGAACGGCAAGATCAAGCACCCGGTGAAGAACTTCCGCTTCAACGAGTCGCCCATTATCATGCTCAACAACCTGGAAGCTATTGGCAAGCCCGTGCGCGTGAATGGTAACCTCGTGCCGCCGCTCAAGATTCGGGACTTCACGTTCACCAGCCTCTCGGACGCGGTGTAA
- a CDS encoding TldD/PmbA family protein codes for MKRRDFMGLTGLAAGGLLLPSIPGLGGMLVDPEQLLEVMDPALKKRLADAALNAAKSAGASYADVRIGRYLNQYVFTREKQVQNITSTESLGAGVRVLVNGAWGFASTNTITEAGVAAAARSATAIAKANQKGQKQPVQLAPQQGYGEVSWKTPIQKNPFEVPVKEKADLLLAANAKALENGANYINSALFQVNEQKYFASTDGSYIDQDVHRIWPTFTVTAIDKATGKFRSRESMSAAMGLGYEYLTPGGSERVAGPTGTTVIGYKQRYDILEDAAQAAKHAKEKLTAKSVVPGKYDLVLDPGHLGLTIHESVGHPTELDRVLGYEANYAGTSFATLEWKAKNIPYGSKQVNIVADKLQPGSLGAVGYDDEGVKTKQWDLIKEGKLVNYQKIRDQAAVVGQQESDGCCYADAWSSVQFQRMPNVSLQPGTAKQSVDEMISKVDKGIYIAGAGSYSIDQQRYNFQFGGQVFYAIEKGKIAGMIEDVAYQANTQEFWNSCAGSCDQSDYRLMGTFFDGKGQPSQISAVSHGSATTRFNGVNVINTARKIG; via the coding sequence TTGAAAAGACGTGACTTTATGGGGCTGACTGGCCTGGCGGCCGGGGGCCTGCTGCTACCGAGTATACCCGGGTTGGGAGGTATGCTCGTGGACCCCGAGCAACTGCTCGAAGTCATGGACCCAGCCCTGAAAAAGCGCTTGGCCGATGCTGCCCTGAACGCTGCAAAATCTGCCGGTGCTTCGTATGCCGATGTGCGCATTGGGCGCTACCTCAATCAGTACGTTTTCACCCGCGAAAAACAGGTGCAGAATATTACCAGCACGGAAAGCCTCGGAGCGGGGGTTCGGGTATTGGTGAATGGTGCGTGGGGGTTTGCGTCAACCAACACCATAACGGAAGCTGGCGTAGCGGCGGCGGCTCGCTCGGCAACGGCCATTGCCAAAGCCAACCAGAAGGGGCAGAAACAACCTGTGCAGTTGGCGCCACAACAAGGCTACGGCGAGGTCAGCTGGAAGACGCCCATCCAGAAAAACCCTTTCGAAGTACCCGTAAAGGAAAAGGCCGACTTGCTGCTGGCCGCCAATGCCAAGGCCCTCGAAAACGGCGCTAACTACATCAATTCGGCGCTATTCCAGGTGAACGAGCAGAAGTACTTCGCCAGCACCGACGGCTCCTATATCGACCAGGATGTGCACCGCATCTGGCCCACGTTTACCGTCACGGCCATTGACAAGGCAACCGGCAAGTTCCGTTCGCGCGAGTCGATGTCGGCGGCCATGGGGTTGGGCTACGAGTACCTGACGCCCGGCGGCAGCGAGAGAGTAGCAGGTCCTACGGGCACGACGGTAATCGGCTACAAGCAGCGCTACGACATTCTGGAAGATGCCGCGCAGGCAGCCAAACACGCCAAGGAAAAGCTGACGGCTAAAAGCGTAGTGCCCGGTAAGTACGACCTGGTGCTCGACCCTGGCCACTTGGGTTTGACCATCCACGAATCGGTGGGCCACCCTACCGAGTTGGACCGGGTGCTCGGCTACGAAGCCAACTATGCTGGTACGAGCTTCGCCACCTTAGAGTGGAAAGCCAAGAACATTCCGTATGGCTCCAAGCAAGTGAATATTGTAGCCGACAAGTTGCAGCCCGGTTCTTTGGGCGCGGTTGGGTATGATGACGAGGGCGTGAAAACCAAGCAGTGGGACCTCATCAAAGAAGGCAAGTTGGTGAACTATCAGAAAATTCGGGACCAAGCTGCCGTAGTTGGGCAGCAAGAATCAGACGGGTGCTGCTATGCCGATGCCTGGAGTTCGGTGCAGTTTCAGCGCATGCCTAACGTAAGCTTACAACCCGGCACCGCTAAGCAGAGCGTGGACGAAATGATCAGCAAGGTGGATAAGGGTATCTACATTGCGGGTGCTGGCTCCTACTCTATCGACCAGCAGCGCTACAACTTCCAATTTGGCGGCCAGGTGTTTTATGCCATTGAGAAAGGCAAAATAGCCGGCATGATTGAGGACGTGGCCTACCAGGCCAACACGCAAGAGTTCTGGAACTCCTGCGCTGGCTCCTGCGACCAGTCCGACTACCGGCTCATGGGCACCTTCTTCGATGGCAAGGGTCAGCCGAGCCAGATTTCGGCGGTGAGCCACGGTTCGGCTACTACCCGCTTCAACGGCGTCAACGTCATCAACACGGCACGGAAAATTGGCTAG
- a CDS encoding TldD/PmbA family protein: MKRRDFVGLTGLATGALFIPSIPGFGSGIEVDPLRLLDAAVDPAVKKKLADAALNAAKAAGATYTDVRIGRYLNQGVFTREKQVQNILSTESYGAGIRVIANGTWGFASTNQVTEAGLAKAAQLAVQIAKANSKVQKAQVQLAPQKGFGEVSWKAPIQQNAFEVPIKDKVDILLAANAKAMENGASFVNSVLFQVNEQKYFASTDGSYIDQDIHRIWPTFGVTAIDRASGKFRSRQSLSSPMGMGYEYLTPKAADKVAGPAGSNVIGYKNSYDILEDAAAAAKQVKEKLTAKSVVPGKYDLVLDPHHLGLTIHESVGHPTELDRVLGYEANYAGTSFATLEWKAKNIPYGSKQVNIVADKLQPNSLGAVGYDDEGVKTKEWDLIKEGKLIDYQKIRDQAAMVGQKESDGCCYSQSWQDVQFQRMPNVSLRPGTAKLSVDEMVSKVDKGIYIAGNGSFSIDQQRYNFQFGGQVFYAIDKGKITGMLEDVAYQANTQEFWNSCAGSCDQSDYRLAGFFNDGKGQPAQSSAVSHGSATTRFNGVNVINTARKIG; encoded by the coding sequence TTGAAAAGACGTGACTTTGTAGGGCTTACCGGCTTGGCTACCGGAGCTCTGTTTATACCTAGCATCCCCGGTTTTGGCAGCGGCATCGAGGTAGACCCCTTGCGCCTGCTGGACGCCGCCGTGGACCCTGCTGTTAAGAAAAAGCTAGCCGATGCGGCCTTAAATGCTGCTAAGGCAGCCGGCGCCACGTACACCGACGTACGGATTGGGCGCTACCTCAACCAAGGCGTTTTCACCCGCGAAAAGCAGGTGCAAAACATCCTGAGCACTGAAAGTTATGGTGCTGGTATCCGAGTAATTGCCAACGGCACTTGGGGATTCGCCTCCACCAACCAAGTAACGGAAGCTGGCCTGGCCAAAGCTGCCCAGTTGGCCGTGCAGATTGCCAAAGCCAACTCGAAAGTACAGAAGGCCCAGGTGCAGCTTGCGCCTCAAAAAGGCTTCGGCGAGGTCTCGTGGAAGGCCCCTATTCAGCAGAACGCCTTCGAAGTGCCCATCAAGGATAAAGTAGATATCCTATTGGCAGCCAATGCCAAGGCCATGGAAAACGGCGCCTCGTTTGTCAACTCGGTGCTATTCCAGGTAAACGAGCAGAAGTACTTTGCTAGCACCGACGGCTCCTACATCGACCAAGACATTCACCGCATCTGGCCGACCTTCGGGGTTACGGCTATCGACCGGGCGTCGGGCAAATTCCGCTCCCGGCAGTCGTTGAGTTCTCCTATGGGCATGGGCTACGAATACCTGACGCCCAAGGCGGCCGACAAGGTTGCCGGCCCGGCTGGCTCCAACGTTATTGGCTACAAAAACAGCTACGACATCTTGGAAGATGCCGCCGCTGCCGCCAAGCAGGTGAAGGAAAAGCTGACGGCCAAGAGTGTGGTACCGGGAAAGTACGACCTAGTGCTCGACCCACACCACTTGGGTTTGACCATCCACGAATCGGTGGGCCACCCTACCGAGCTGGACCGGGTGCTCGGCTACGAAGCCAACTACGCGGGTACGAGCTTCGCTACGCTGGAGTGGAAAGCCAAGAACATTCCGTATGGCTCCAAGCAAGTCAACATTGTGGCTGATAAGCTCCAGCCGAACTCGTTAGGCGCGGTTGGGTACGACGACGAAGGCGTGAAAACCAAAGAGTGGGACCTTATCAAAGAAGGCAAGCTGATCGACTACCAGAAGATTCGCGACCAGGCCGCTATGGTGGGTCAGAAAGAGTCGGACGGATGCTGCTACTCGCAGTCGTGGCAGGATGTGCAGTTCCAGCGCATGCCTAACGTGAGCTTGCGCCCCGGCACCGCCAAATTGAGCGTGGACGAGATGGTAAGCAAGGTAGATAAAGGCATCTACATTGCCGGCAACGGCTCGTTCTCCATCGACCAGCAGCGCTACAACTTCCAGTTTGGCGGCCAAGTGTTCTACGCCATCGACAAAGGCAAGATTACGGGCATGCTCGAAGACGTGGCCTATCAGGCCAATACGCAAGAGTTCTGGAACTCCTGCGCCGGCTCCTGCGACCAGTCCGACTACCGCCTCGCGGGCTTCTTCAACGACGGCAAAGGACAGCCCGCACAGAGCTCGGCGGTGAGCCACGGTTCGGCCACCACCCGCTTCAACGGCGTCAACGTCATCAATACGGCCCGCAAAATTGGCTAG